One Chloroflexota bacterium genomic region harbors:
- a CDS encoding transcriptional regulator — protein MNASSILGKKPGPQTAFLSTPDPDLLAETLVAFANTDGGTIIIGMTPEGQVSTGLFPDEVEEALRQAQIACRPPIATEWEQIEVPGGFVVGIRVSRSAELHSLADGRVLVRSGTENQPLGGEAIRQLAATKSSGEFEAEPVPGASREDLDEAIIDEYIAQREERQRRPLSVDRETLLRQITAVTADGRPTVAGMLLFGREPQVFLPQSAIVFVKFVGTEPRGPEGLPGYGRREEITGPLPRLIERAWNIVMEEMRVEAVVRGLKREERPEYPPFAVREALINAVCHRDYRLAGRRIEVRMFDDRLEVQSPGGLPGYITLDNIVEEHFSRNPRIVNGLFQWGYIEELGLGIDRMIEAMVQAGHPQPTFRATPYSFTVILQNVIERATVPQQWEANMNERQLRALQYIQEHGRITNREYRELCPHVSSETLRLDLVDLVDKGLLLKIGNKRGTYYILK, from the coding sequence ATGAACGCCTCAAGCATTCTGGGGAAAAAGCCGGGACCGCAAACGGCATTCCTTTCGACGCCCGACCCGGACCTGTTGGCGGAGACGCTGGTCGCCTTCGCCAACACCGACGGCGGCACGATCATCATCGGTATGACGCCGGAGGGGCAGGTCTCCACAGGGCTGTTCCCCGACGAGGTCGAGGAGGCCCTGCGCCAGGCCCAGATCGCCTGTCGCCCTCCCATAGCCACCGAATGGGAGCAGATCGAGGTCCCCGGCGGCTTCGTCGTCGGCATTCGCGTCTCGCGCTCCGCGGAGCTGCACTCGCTGGCGGACGGTCGCGTGCTGGTCCGCTCCGGCACGGAAAATCAGCCGCTGGGGGGCGAGGCCATCCGACAGCTGGCCGCCACCAAGTCCAGCGGCGAGTTCGAGGCCGAGCCCGTGCCCGGCGCCAGCCGCGAGGATCTGGACGAGGCGATCATTGACGAGTACATCGCCCAGCGCGAGGAGCGTCAGCGCCGCCCGCTCTCCGTGGACCGGGAGACGCTATTGCGGCAGATCACGGCGGTGACGGCCGATGGTCGGCCGACCGTCGCCGGCATGCTGCTCTTCGGGCGCGAGCCGCAGGTCTTCCTGCCCCAGTCGGCCATCGTGTTCGTGAAGTTCGTGGGCACGGAGCCGCGCGGGCCGGAGGGGCTACCGGGCTACGGCCGCCGGGAGGAGATCACGGGGCCACTCCCCCGCCTGATCGAGCGCGCCTGGAACATCGTCATGGAGGAGATGCGCGTGGAGGCGGTGGTGCGCGGGCTCAAACGAGAGGAGCGCCCGGAGTATCCCCCCTTCGCGGTGCGAGAGGCGCTCATCAACGCCGTTTGCCATCGCGACTACCGGCTGGCCGGTCGCCGCATCGAGGTCCGGATGTTCGATGATCGGCTGGAGGTGCAGTCACCCGGAGGACTACCTGGATATATCACGCTGGACAACATCGTGGAGGAGCACTTCTCCCGCAACCCACGCATTGTCAACGGCCTCTTCCAATGGGGATACATCGAGGAGCTGGGGCTGGGCATCGATCGCATGATCGAGGCCATGGTACAGGCCGGCCATCCACAGCCCACGTTCCGAGCCACTCCTTACTCCTTCACCGTGATCCTGCAGAACGTCATCGAGCGAGCCACTGTGCCGCAGCAGTGGGAAGCGAACATGAACGAGCGGCAGCTGCGGGCGCTGCAGTACATCCAGGAGCACGGCCGCATCACGAACCGTGAGTATCGAGAGCTGTGTCCCCACGTCTCCTCGGAGACGCTGCGGCTGGACCTCGTAGACCTGGTTGACAAAGGGTTGCTCCTGAAGATCGGCAACAAGCGAGGAACCTACTACATCCTGAAATAA
- a CDS encoding DUF1634 domain-containing protein, whose translation MKERDYSTLIPDAADISEEDEAALEAMGSTRQTDRIVQRLLMITLIISAVLFIAGAIWQALAGFPPVHDVVPLADLPHAHGPSLLFSLGLIVLITSPVVRLIGVAIGLARQGDWAFVGVTVIVLAVMFASLWVG comes from the coding sequence ATGAAGGAGCGAGACTATAGCACGCTCATCCCCGACGCGGCCGACATCAGTGAAGAGGATGAGGCCGCACTGGAGGCGATGGGCAGTACGCGGCAGACAGACCGCATCGTACAACGACTGCTGATGATCACCCTCATCATAAGCGCCGTGCTGTTCATCGCCGGCGCGATATGGCAGGCCCTCGCAGGCTTCCCCCCCGTTCACGATGTGGTGCCGCTCGCCGACCTGCCCCATGCCCATGGGCCCAGCCTTCTTTTCTCCCTGGGCCTGATCGTGCTGATCACGTCCCCCGTCGTCCGGTTGATCGGCGTGGCGATCGGCCTGGCTCGCCAGGGTGATTGGGCGTTCGTCGGGGTGACGGTGATCGTACTGGCCGTGATGTTCGCCAGCCTGTGGGTCGGATGA
- a CDS encoding GAF domain-containing protein has product MNEEKLVHRAIRAFYNIAKAMNASYGRQELLQRMLETIVRELGYKAASIRLLDQERQTLEMEAAVGLSERYLAKGPVEVAHSPIDREVLRGNAVALHDIVHDGGLQYPDEARAEGIRSVLAVPLRIQDRNLGVLRVYTAEPHHFTQDEQLLVGAVANLAARAIRNAHLYRAMHTIASEVNSSLKLNEVLKALLRNVIEEVNCKAASIRLLGPRKRRLHLVAAEGLSERYLKKGDIWIKESPIDREVLQGKPAMIYDVEREVGFQYPEEAAREGIRSVLAVPLKVQDQIIGVLRAYSAQPHRFSEEEVEFLEAIADLGAIAIENARLHEALNERYEAAREDWAGWYRFLTLS; this is encoded by the coding sequence ATGAACGAAGAAAAACTGGTTCACCGGGCGATCCGGGCCTTCTATAACATCGCCAAGGCGATGAACGCCAGCTACGGGCGGCAGGAGCTCCTGCAACGCATGCTGGAGACGATCGTGCGCGAACTGGGATACAAAGCGGCATCGATCCGGCTGCTGGATCAGGAGCGCCAGACGCTGGAGATGGAGGCGGCCGTGGGGCTCAGCGAGCGCTATCTGGCCAAGGGGCCCGTCGAGGTCGCTCACAGCCCTATCGATCGTGAGGTGCTCAGAGGCAACGCGGTGGCCCTGCACGACATCGTGCATGACGGCGGCCTGCAGTACCCCGATGAGGCCCGTGCCGAGGGCATCCGTTCCGTCCTGGCCGTCCCGCTCCGCATCCAGGACCGCAACTTGGGCGTGCTGCGAGTATACACGGCCGAACCTCATCACTTCACCCAGGACGAGCAACTGCTGGTAGGCGCCGTGGCCAACCTGGCCGCCCGAGCCATCCGCAATGCCCATCTGTACCGCGCGATGCACACCATCGCCTCCGAGGTGAACTCCAGCCTCAAGCTGAACGAGGTGCTCAAGGCCCTGTTGCGCAATGTGATCGAGGAGGTGAACTGCAAGGCGGCCTCTATCCGGCTATTGGGCCCTCGTAAGCGTCGGCTGCACCTGGTTGCGGCCGAAGGGCTGAGCGAGCGCTACCTGAAGAAGGGGGACATCTGGATCAAGGAAAGCCCCATCGACCGTGAGGTGCTCCAGGGCAAGCCCGCCATGATCTACGACGTGGAGCGGGAGGTAGGATTCCAGTACCCGGAGGAGGCCGCGCGGGAGGGCATCCGCTCCGTGTTGGCAGTCCCCCTCAAGGTGCAGGATCAGATCATCGGCGTGCTGCGCGCCTACTCCGCCCAGCCGCACCGCTTCAGCGAGGAGGAGGTGGAGTTCCTGGAGGCTATCGCCGATCTGGGGGCCATCGCCATCGAGAACGCCCGCCTGCACGAGGCGCTCAACGAGCGCTACGAGGCCGCACGCGAGGATTGGGCTGGCTGGTATCGCTTTCTCACGCTATCCTGA
- a CDS encoding sulfite exporter TauE/SafE family protein produces the protein MFLVLFLIAIIVGALGALLGIGGGVLIIPLLTVFFHIPIKVAIGASLVSVIATSTAAGAVYAGRSLTHTKLGMVLEITTTLGALTGGLTAALLSPRVLHGLFAVLLLFVMYSMRQIPRDEAISRPTGLFDTVYKDPFTGKLVRYGVRNLPLGLGAAFIAGNLSGLLGIGGGVVKVPIMSVVMGAPLKAAIATSNFMVGVTAATSAMVYYVQDLIDPQVAVPTALGVLIGAQLGSRLGGRARSLTLKRMFQVLLVIFAIQMAWKAITG, from the coding sequence ATGTTCTTGGTCCTGTTCCTGATCGCGATCATCGTCGGCGCCCTGGGGGCCCTGCTGGGTATCGGCGGCGGGGTCCTCATCATCCCTTTGCTAACCGTCTTCTTCCACATTCCCATCAAGGTGGCCATCGGCGCCAGCCTGGTGAGCGTGATCGCCACCTCCACGGCGGCAGGAGCAGTGTACGCCGGACGCAGCCTCACCCATACCAAGTTGGGCATGGTGTTGGAGATCACCACTACTCTGGGCGCTCTGACGGGCGGGCTCACCGCAGCCCTGCTGAGCCCTCGCGTCCTGCATGGCCTGTTCGCCGTCCTTCTGTTGTTCGTCATGTACAGCATGCGCCAAATCCCTCGCGACGAGGCCATCTCCCGCCCGACAGGGCTGTTCGATACCGTCTACAAGGACCCATTCACGGGGAAGCTGGTGCGGTATGGCGTTCGGAATCTCCCCCTCGGCCTGGGAGCAGCCTTCATCGCCGGGAATCTCTCCGGCCTGCTGGGCATCGGAGGAGGTGTTGTCAAAGTTCCCATCATGAGCGTCGTCATGGGCGCCCCGTTAAAGGCCGCCATCGCGACGTCCAATTTCATGGTCGGCGTGACGGCCGCCACCAGCGCGATGGTGTACTACGTGCAAGACCTGATCGATCCCCAGGTGGCGGTCCCCACAGCATTGGGCGTGCTGATCGGGGCCCAGTTGGGCTCCCGCCTCGGGGGGCGAGCCCGCTCCCTGACGCTCAAGCGCATGTTCCAGGTCCTGCTCGTCATATTCGCGATTCAGATGGCATGGAAGGCGATCACGGGATGA